One region of Parambassis ranga chromosome 12, fParRan2.1, whole genome shotgun sequence genomic DNA includes:
- the rapgef1b gene encoding rap guanine nucleotide exchange factor 1b isoform X4 → MSRKIESKQDSQRSHLSTFTMILKDKFHSPKIKRTPSKKGKQLQPEPTAKSTEKPANKKVSRLEEHEKEVVSALRYFKTIVDKMVVEKKVLEMLPGSASKVLEAILPLVQVEARIQHSSALSSCHSRVYQSLANLIRWADQVMLDGIDLEDKENVASVTTVIKAVLDGVKELVKLTIEKQEHPSPTTPNKPAPPAATAESTVSSEMPLIDREQGVSNKTPPAATPAEVVPEKPHEDVAPPKPPLPEAKMAELRAQLSADAGQRRPSQKENPPPALPPKKRQSAPSPTPVAVVAPMSRGSSLPCSDHRQEYEQEFLQRRFSGGSQSYGGDSPRLSPCSSMGKLSKSDEQLSSMEQDSGQCSRNTSCETLDNTENYDPDYDFLHQDLSAGDNLPPIPVGGCLSPLPESHSESSSPVPGQHPSHPRFSAPPPQQPEYWTPQPNQTNPLQSSRISAPPALPLKKRRSTQMSPFPDGGSRVLYERYPSQYDNLSEEELHPTPPFPLFTPISPMPQSNGGVFVSQYIASENADVPASPPPLPEKKSRHILQYMQFVEDYSEPQPSVFYQMPQSESIYEQRNKRFQEVYGFNDSFSSTDSVHEPMQPPALPPKQRQLSESANDEGGEGEYVNLYSSSQANGELPLSLRETIASDDVLQDPAPPLPSTNSKEALDKERRQKSTESAGSDEEDVDELSLIDHNEIMSRITLKQENDDGPDVRAGSGDILLVHATETDRKDLVLYCEAFLTTYRTFITPEDLIKKLHYRYTTFCHSPDTFKKRVSKNTFFVLVRVVDELCLVELTEDILKQLMDLVFTLVCNGELSLARVLRKNILDKVEQKKLLRYTNSLKPLAARGVSARPGTLHDFRSHEIADQLTLLDAELFYKIEIPEVLLWAKEQNEEKSPNLTQFTEHFNNMSYWVRSLIIQQEKAQDREKLLLKFIKIMKHLRKLNNFNSYLAILSALDSAPIRRLEWQKQTSEGLEEYCTLIDSSSSFRAYRAALAEVEPPCIPYLGLILQDLTFVHLGNPDLIDGKVNFSKRWQQFNILDSMRRFQQVHYELKRNEDIISFFNDFSDHLAEEALWELSLKIKPRNITRRKTDREEKT, encoded by the exons ACTCACAACGGTCCCATCTGTCCACTTTCACCATGATACTGAAGGACAAGTTCCATTCTCCCAAGATCAAGAGGACGCCATCCAAGAAGGGCAAGCAACTGCAGCCCGAGCCAACAGCCAAGAGCACCGAGAAACCTGCTAACAAG AAGGTTAGTAGGTTGGAGGAGCATGAGAAGGAGGTGGTCAGTGCCCTGCGCTACTTCAAGACAATTGTGGACAAGATGGTCGTAGAGAAGAAGGTGCTGGAGATGCTTCCAGGCTCAGCCAGCAAGGTGCTTGAAGCAATCCTGCCTCTTGTGCAGGTAGAGGCACGGATACAGCACAG TTCGGCACTGTCATCATGCCATAGCCGCGTCTATCAAAGTCTGGCCAACCTCATCCGTTGGGCAGACCAGGTGATGCTGGATGGCATAGACTTGGAAGACAAGGAAAATGTGGCATCTGTCACCACTGTCATCAAAGCAGTGCTGGATGGAGTGAAG GAGCTGGTGAAACTGACCATAGAGAAGCAGGAGCACCCGTCACCCACTACCCCTAACAAACCGGCACCACCTGCTGCCACAGCTGAGAG CACTGTGTCATCAGAGATGCCCTTGATAGATCGGGAGCAGGGGGTATCAAATAAGACTCCTCCAGCTGCAACTCCAGCAGAAGTTGTCCCTGAAAAACCACATGAGGACGTTGCTCCTCCCAAACCTCCTCTTCCTGAAGCCAAAATGGCAGAGCTcag AGCACAGTTGAGTGCTGACGCTGGCCAAAGGAGACCCTCTCAGAAGGAGAA TCCTCCGCCAGCTCTTCCCCCTAAGAAGCGGCAATCAGCCCCTTCACCTACACCGGTGGCAGTGGTTGCCCCAATGAGCCGTGGTTCCAGCCTGCCATGCAGTGACCACAGACAG GAGTATGAGCAGGAGTTCCTTCAGAGGCGTTTCTCTGGAGGGAGCCAGTCCTACGGTGGCGACTCTCCACGGCTTTCTCCATGCAGCAGCATGGGAAAACTCAGCAAGTCTGATGAACAGCTTTCTTCCATGGAGCAGGACAGCGGTCAGTGTTCCCGGAACACCAGCTGTGAAACGCTTG ACAACACAGAGAATTACGACCCAGATTATGACTTTCTCCACCAGGACTTGTCAGCAGGTGATAACCTTCCTCCAATTCCGGTGGGAGGGTGCCTGAGCCCCCTGCCTGAGTCTCACAGCGAGTCCTCTTCCCCTGTCCCTGGACAGCATCCCTCACATCCCCGCTTTAGTGcccctccacctcagcagccaGAATACTGGACCCCTCAGCCTAATCAGACTAATCCCTTACAGTCCTCCCGCATTAGTGCACCCCCTGCCTTGCCGCTGAAGAAGCGGCGCAGCACCCAAATGTCGCCTTTTCCTGACGGAGGGTCCAGGGTGCTGTATGAGCGCTACCCCTCCCAATATGACAACCTGTCAGAAGAGGAGCTTCACCCTACACCGCCATTCCCCCTTTTCACACCCATCTCGCCCATGCCCCAGTCAAATGGGGGCGTGTTCGTCTCCCAGTACATCGCCAGCGAGAATGCAGATGTCCCTGCCAGTCCACCGCCTCTGcctgaaaagaaaagcagacacA TCCTTCAGTACATGCAGTTTGTTGAAGACTACTCCGAGCCGCAGCCTTCTGTGTTCTACCAGATGCCACAGAGTGAAAGCATCTATGAACAGCGCAACAAGCGCTTCCAGGAGGTCTACGGCTTCAACGACTCCTTCAGCAGCACTGACTCGGTGCATGAGCCGATGCAGCCCCCGGCATTACcaccaaaacaaagacaacTC AGCGAGAGCGCGAATGACGAGGGTGGGGAGGGGGAGTATGTCAACTTGTACTCCTCCAGCCAGGCCAATGGGGAGCTGCCTCTCTCCCTCAGA GAAACAATTGCATCTGATGATGTGCTTCAAGACCCCGCCCCTCCACTTCCATCCACTAATAGCAAAGAGGCTTTGGACAAGGAGAG gaggCAGAAGTCAACAGAATCAGCTGGAAGCGatgaggaagacgtggatgagCTTTCTCTCATTGACCACAACGAGATTATGAGCAGGATAACACTAAAACAAGAA AACGACGATGGCCCTGACGTTCGTGCCGGATCAGGAGATATTCTATTAGTTCACGCTACAGAAACAGACCGCAAAG ATCTTGTTTTGTACTGTGAAGCCTTTCTGACTACATATAGGACTTTTATAACCCCAGAGGACCTCATTAAGAAGCTACACTACAG ATATACAACATTCTGCCACAGTCCAGACACTTTCAAGAAGCGAGTCAGCAAGAACACATTCTTTGTGCTGGTCCGTGTGGTGGATGAGCTGTG CCTGGTGGAGCTCACGGAGGACATCTTGAAACAGCTCATGGACCTGGTGTTTACGCTGGTGTGTAATGGGGAGCTCAGCCTTGCCCGTGTGCTTCGGAAGAACATCCTGGATAAGGTGGAGCAAAAGAAGCTGCTGCGCTACACTAACTCCCTCAAGCCCCTTGCAGCCAGAGGGGTCTCGGCAAG GCCGGGAACTCTTCATGACTTCCGCAGTCACGAGATTGCTGACCAGCTCACTCTTCTTGATGCTGAACTTTTCTACAAAATTGAG ATTCCTGAAGTTCTTCTTTGGGCCAAGGAGCAGAATGAGGAGAAGAGTCCAAATCTGACACAGTTCACAGAGCACTTTAACAACATGAGCTACTG GGTCCGCTCTTTGATAATTCAGCAGGAGAAAGCCcaagacagagagaagctgctTCTCAAGTTTATTAAGATAATGAAG CACTTAAGAAAGTTGAATAATTTCAACTCCTACCTGGCAATACTGTCCGCCCTAGACTCAGCCCCCATCAGGAGATTGGAGTGGCAGAAACAGACCtcagag GGGTTGGAGGAGTATTGCACGCTGATCgacagctcctcctccttcagagcATACAGAGCTGCTCTGGCCGAAGTGGAGCCTCCATGCATCCCATACTT gGGTCTCATCCTCCAGGACCTGACTTTTGTTCACCTGGGGAATCCTGACCTCATCGACGGGAAGGTGAACTTCTCAAAACGCTGGCAGCAGTTCAACATTCTGGACAGCATGCGGCGCTTTCAGCAAGT GCATTATGAGCTGAAGCGCAATGAAGACATCATCTCCTTCTTCAACGACTTCAGTGACCACCTGGCAGAGGAGGCCCTGTGGGAGCTGTCACTGAAGATAAAGCCCAGAAACATTACCAGGCGTAAGACGGACCGTGAGGAGAAGACCTAG
- the rapgef1b gene encoding rap guanine nucleotide exchange factor 1b isoform X3, translated as MSRKIESKQDSQRSHLSTFTMILKDKFHSPKIKRTPSKKGKQLQPEPTAKSTEKPANKKVSRLEEHEKEVVSALRYFKTIVDKMVVEKKVLEMLPGSASKVLEAILPLVQVEARIQHSSALSSCHSRVYQSLANLIRWADQVMLDGIDLEDKENVASVTTVIKAVLDGVKELVKLTIEKQEHPSPTTPNKPAPPAATAESTVSSEMPLIDREQGVSNKTPPAATPAEVVPEKPHEDVAPPKPPLPEAKMAELRAQLSADAGQRRPSQKENPPPALPPKKRQSAPSPTPVAVVAPMSRGSSLPCSDHRQEYEQEFLQRRFSGGSQSYGGDSPRLSPCSSMGKLSKSDEQLSSMEQDSGQCSRNTSCETLDNTENYDPDYDFLHQDLSAGDNLPPIPVGGCLSPLPESHSESSSPVPGQHPSHPRFSAPPPQQPEYWTPQPNQTNPLQSSRISAPPALPLKKRRSTQMSPFPDGGSRVLYERYPSQYDNLSEEELHPTPPFPLFTPISPMPQSNGGVFVSQYIASENADVPASPPPLPEKKSRHILQYMQFVEDYSEPQPSVFYQMPQSESIYEQRNKRFQEVYGFNDSFSSTDSVHEPMQPPALPPKQRQLASHSSSPSSSSSSSLSCHLQPSVAAMEEAGSGLGLSMSVSNSYLIGQASLTTPTSESANDEGGEGEYVNLYSSSQANGELPLSLRETIASDDVLQDPAPPLPSTNSKEALDKERRQKSTESAGSDEEDVDELSLIDHNEIMSRITLKQENDDGPDVRAGSGDILLVHATETDRKDLVLYCEAFLTTYRTFITPEDLIKKLHYRYTTFCHSPDTFKKRVSKNTFFVLVRVVDELCLVELTEDILKQLMDLVFTLVCNGELSLARVLRKNILDKVEQKKLLRYTNSLKPLAARGVSARPGTLHDFRSHEIADQLTLLDAELFYKIEIPEVLLWAKEQNEEKSPNLTQFTEHFNNMSYWVRSLIIQQEKAQDREKLLLKFIKIMKHLRKLNNFNSYLAILSALDSAPIRRLEWQKQTSEGLEEYCTLIDSSSSFRAYRAALAEVEPPCIPYLGLILQDLTFVHLGNPDLIDGKVNFSKRWQQFNILDSMRRFQQVHYELKRNEDIISFFNDFSDHLAEEALWELSLKIKPRNITRRKTDREEKT; from the exons ACTCACAACGGTCCCATCTGTCCACTTTCACCATGATACTGAAGGACAAGTTCCATTCTCCCAAGATCAAGAGGACGCCATCCAAGAAGGGCAAGCAACTGCAGCCCGAGCCAACAGCCAAGAGCACCGAGAAACCTGCTAACAAG AAGGTTAGTAGGTTGGAGGAGCATGAGAAGGAGGTGGTCAGTGCCCTGCGCTACTTCAAGACAATTGTGGACAAGATGGTCGTAGAGAAGAAGGTGCTGGAGATGCTTCCAGGCTCAGCCAGCAAGGTGCTTGAAGCAATCCTGCCTCTTGTGCAGGTAGAGGCACGGATACAGCACAG TTCGGCACTGTCATCATGCCATAGCCGCGTCTATCAAAGTCTGGCCAACCTCATCCGTTGGGCAGACCAGGTGATGCTGGATGGCATAGACTTGGAAGACAAGGAAAATGTGGCATCTGTCACCACTGTCATCAAAGCAGTGCTGGATGGAGTGAAG GAGCTGGTGAAACTGACCATAGAGAAGCAGGAGCACCCGTCACCCACTACCCCTAACAAACCGGCACCACCTGCTGCCACAGCTGAGAG CACTGTGTCATCAGAGATGCCCTTGATAGATCGGGAGCAGGGGGTATCAAATAAGACTCCTCCAGCTGCAACTCCAGCAGAAGTTGTCCCTGAAAAACCACATGAGGACGTTGCTCCTCCCAAACCTCCTCTTCCTGAAGCCAAAATGGCAGAGCTcag AGCACAGTTGAGTGCTGACGCTGGCCAAAGGAGACCCTCTCAGAAGGAGAA TCCTCCGCCAGCTCTTCCCCCTAAGAAGCGGCAATCAGCCCCTTCACCTACACCGGTGGCAGTGGTTGCCCCAATGAGCCGTGGTTCCAGCCTGCCATGCAGTGACCACAGACAG GAGTATGAGCAGGAGTTCCTTCAGAGGCGTTTCTCTGGAGGGAGCCAGTCCTACGGTGGCGACTCTCCACGGCTTTCTCCATGCAGCAGCATGGGAAAACTCAGCAAGTCTGATGAACAGCTTTCTTCCATGGAGCAGGACAGCGGTCAGTGTTCCCGGAACACCAGCTGTGAAACGCTTG ACAACACAGAGAATTACGACCCAGATTATGACTTTCTCCACCAGGACTTGTCAGCAGGTGATAACCTTCCTCCAATTCCGGTGGGAGGGTGCCTGAGCCCCCTGCCTGAGTCTCACAGCGAGTCCTCTTCCCCTGTCCCTGGACAGCATCCCTCACATCCCCGCTTTAGTGcccctccacctcagcagccaGAATACTGGACCCCTCAGCCTAATCAGACTAATCCCTTACAGTCCTCCCGCATTAGTGCACCCCCTGCCTTGCCGCTGAAGAAGCGGCGCAGCACCCAAATGTCGCCTTTTCCTGACGGAGGGTCCAGGGTGCTGTATGAGCGCTACCCCTCCCAATATGACAACCTGTCAGAAGAGGAGCTTCACCCTACACCGCCATTCCCCCTTTTCACACCCATCTCGCCCATGCCCCAGTCAAATGGGGGCGTGTTCGTCTCCCAGTACATCGCCAGCGAGAATGCAGATGTCCCTGCCAGTCCACCGCCTCTGcctgaaaagaaaagcagacacA TCCTTCAGTACATGCAGTTTGTTGAAGACTACTCCGAGCCGCAGCCTTCTGTGTTCTACCAGATGCCACAGAGTGAAAGCATCTATGAACAGCGCAACAAGCGCTTCCAGGAGGTCTACGGCTTCAACGACTCCTTCAGCAGCACTGACTCGGTGCATGAGCCGATGCAGCCCCCGGCATTACcaccaaaacaaagacaacTC GCCTCCCACTCTtcttccccttcttcctcctcctcctcttctctctcctgccACCTCCAGCCGTCTGTGGCGGCCATGGAGGAGGCGGGCTCTGGGCTGGGCCTGAGCATGTCCGTCTCTAACTCCTACCTGATTGGCCAGGCATCTCTGACCACACCCACG AGCGAGAGCGCGAATGACGAGGGTGGGGAGGGGGAGTATGTCAACTTGTACTCCTCCAGCCAGGCCAATGGGGAGCTGCCTCTCTCCCTCAGA GAAACAATTGCATCTGATGATGTGCTTCAAGACCCCGCCCCTCCACTTCCATCCACTAATAGCAAAGAGGCTTTGGACAAGGAGAG gaggCAGAAGTCAACAGAATCAGCTGGAAGCGatgaggaagacgtggatgagCTTTCTCTCATTGACCACAACGAGATTATGAGCAGGATAACACTAAAACAAGAA AACGACGATGGCCCTGACGTTCGTGCCGGATCAGGAGATATTCTATTAGTTCACGCTACAGAAACAGACCGCAAAG ATCTTGTTTTGTACTGTGAAGCCTTTCTGACTACATATAGGACTTTTATAACCCCAGAGGACCTCATTAAGAAGCTACACTACAG ATATACAACATTCTGCCACAGTCCAGACACTTTCAAGAAGCGAGTCAGCAAGAACACATTCTTTGTGCTGGTCCGTGTGGTGGATGAGCTGTG CCTGGTGGAGCTCACGGAGGACATCTTGAAACAGCTCATGGACCTGGTGTTTACGCTGGTGTGTAATGGGGAGCTCAGCCTTGCCCGTGTGCTTCGGAAGAACATCCTGGATAAGGTGGAGCAAAAGAAGCTGCTGCGCTACACTAACTCCCTCAAGCCCCTTGCAGCCAGAGGGGTCTCGGCAAG GCCGGGAACTCTTCATGACTTCCGCAGTCACGAGATTGCTGACCAGCTCACTCTTCTTGATGCTGAACTTTTCTACAAAATTGAG ATTCCTGAAGTTCTTCTTTGGGCCAAGGAGCAGAATGAGGAGAAGAGTCCAAATCTGACACAGTTCACAGAGCACTTTAACAACATGAGCTACTG GGTCCGCTCTTTGATAATTCAGCAGGAGAAAGCCcaagacagagagaagctgctTCTCAAGTTTATTAAGATAATGAAG CACTTAAGAAAGTTGAATAATTTCAACTCCTACCTGGCAATACTGTCCGCCCTAGACTCAGCCCCCATCAGGAGATTGGAGTGGCAGAAACAGACCtcagag GGGTTGGAGGAGTATTGCACGCTGATCgacagctcctcctccttcagagcATACAGAGCTGCTCTGGCCGAAGTGGAGCCTCCATGCATCCCATACTT gGGTCTCATCCTCCAGGACCTGACTTTTGTTCACCTGGGGAATCCTGACCTCATCGACGGGAAGGTGAACTTCTCAAAACGCTGGCAGCAGTTCAACATTCTGGACAGCATGCGGCGCTTTCAGCAAGT GCATTATGAGCTGAAGCGCAATGAAGACATCATCTCCTTCTTCAACGACTTCAGTGACCACCTGGCAGAGGAGGCCCTGTGGGAGCTGTCACTGAAGATAAAGCCCAGAAACATTACCAGGCGTAAGACGGACCGTGAGGAGAAGACCTAG